Proteins from a genomic interval of Pantoea deleyi:
- a CDS encoding beta strand repeat-containing protein yields the protein MKIQLLVKDSNGNIIAKQNLQPGQPLTLQASPQAASYEVHSDDGQPPHKIVASNAHGDLDVKLVDDVTGEQFDVVIQNVSPEEMPVITASGPDGAIYAYDYDAANGVYELASGTASNSVADNVHIAAGVVGGLAGLVGVAAATNSGSKSSSRNRRAPAANEDHNAATTAPDTTPSISDATGNPVTDGSTTQSTPTISGSGMKPGSTVAILDGETVIGETTADANGHWSFTPDSSLSDGKHTLVVNGTDSTGKPASNSVDVTVSSADNTSTVPDNSGNNAGSGNGDNAGSNAGSGNGDNSSSNAGTGNGDNSGSNAGTGNGDNSGSNTGSGNGDSNGSNAGSGNGDSNGDSSGSNTGSGDGDNSGNGDSNGSNAGSGNGDSNGSNASTGNGDNSGSNAGSGNGDNSGSNTGSGNGDSSNSNTGSGNGDSSNSNTGSGNGDSSGSNAGSGNGGSNGSNAGTGNGDNSGSNTGTGNGDNSGSNNGTGSGNGDSSGSNAGSGNGGSNGSNAGTGNGDNSGSNAGTGNGSNAGSGNGDNSDSNTGTGSGNGDSSGSNAGSGNGGSNGSNAGSGTNDSNGSNTGSGSSDNSGSNTGSGNGDSNGSNTGSGNGGSNGSNAGTGNGDNSGSNTGTGNGSNAGSGSGDSNGSNTGTGNGDNSGSNTGTGSGNGDSNGSNAGSGNGGNSGSNTGSGNGDSSGSNTGSGDGDNSSSNAGSGNGNGDNSGTGNGSNTGSGNGDNSGSNTGSGNGDNSGSNTGSGDGDNSGSNTGTGNGDSSGSNTGSGNGDSNGSNTGSGDGDNSGSNAGTGSGNGDNSGSNAGSGNGDSSDSNTGSGNGDSSGSNTGSGDGDNSGSNAGTGSGNGDNSGSNTGSGNGDNSGSNAGSGTDDSNGSNAGSGNGDNSGSNTGSGNGDSNGSNAGSGNGDSNSSNAGSGNGDSNGSNTGTGTGTGSGNGDNSGSNTNSGDGDSNAGTGNGDNSGSNTGTGNGDNSGSNTGTGTGSGNGDNSGSNAGTGSGNGDNSGSNAGSGNGDSSGSNTGSGDGDSSGSNTGSGNGDSNGSNTGSGNGDSNGSNTGSGNGDSNGSNTGSGNGDSSDSNTGTGNGDNSGSNTGTGTGSGNGDNSGSNTGTGNGDNSGSNTGSGNGDNSGSNTGTGTGSGNGDNSGSNAGTGSGNGDNSGSNTGSGNGDNSGSNTGTGSGNGDNSGSNTGSGNGDNSGSNAGSGNGDSNGSNTGSGNGDSSGSNTGSGNGDSNGSNTGSGNGDNSGSNTGSGNGGSNAGTGNGDNSGSNTGTGTGNGDNSGSNTGSGDGDNAGSNTGTGDGDSNGSNTGTGDGDSNGSNTGSGNGDNSGSNAGTGNGDNSGSNTGTGNGDSSGSSTGTGDGDSNGSNDSNTGSGDGDSNGSNTGSGDGDSFDSNTGSGDGDNAGSNTGTGDGDSNGSNTGSGDGDSSGSNTGTGDGDSNGSNTGTDDGDSNGNGNGSNAGSGTGDSNGSNTDDEDNGKTFAPTMEIVDDNGTAIADGTTTRDSTPTFIGKGFEPGTTIVITDGASSLTSLTVGEDGNWSYTPDTALSDGQHDIQVTVTAPDGVTANGIFSVTIDTTPPEGVDINNVNIIDHDGNAITHEGITAENAPNFNGTALEPGATVVIRDGETVLGESHVNEDGSWSFTPPDSLEDGKHQFTFEVIDPVGNSSGKSAVLDLSISTTKGINTGVVITDEQGNVIADGDITNHNTLTFSAQGQTPGLTVTISDGETVLGSVVVAEDGSWRFTPETALAEGSHAFVVTVTDAAGDTISDTVNVSIDTIAPELIDVDDVTVSDDAGNAFVAGGEMNDPTPTFSASGLEAGTTVIVRDNGAVLGEAEVSEDGSWSFTPSDALTEGEHSFTFEAVDAAGNSSGESATKSYLLDSVAPEGVDISQVVITDEAGEQVNPADTQSDNILTFSGGDLEPGATVTMYDKGQIVGKTTVSEDGSWSLTTTDGLYDGSHEVTFTVSDTAGNSSAPSDTLDLTVQEVVLSASDNVSSGAAIGFTYPVEVTQDLGTVLNDGGIVALNNKIVSDPIAVADGTIMDLSVTATSSSFLNVASNSTLELQKYDYSTSTWVTVTEDNSGNLFGMFGLGASTSSITLSGLTAGQYRLVYNTNGLNVGASFKLDASKIVYKLAEQGTPTHYTTAIGNVITDADSVYGSDGIPHPAYTSVTAVGVATTDGTGASVTMSASTPSATLTGQYGTLEIHSDGSYVYTPVSSMDSIGKVDSFTYTITDTVTGQSSTAQLHVQIGTTNNALTLSWNATDPTAEAVTDIASSDEANASVIVTYESSTVSDADVKLVAGGTQNYSSTFTLAGSDDLTSGSLTLKTEWGVFGNNFKVPLNITYEVQMQNSDGTWTTVKTQTAVVAAGEHNSEVIQNVDVTTLLTGLGAGTYRLAVSTTGAANNVLMNVALETVSPTHYVITANEVATGNFLTDEGTDGEVDKLSSIYTRIYAKAGDNTSDVAIDDSYTWVTESGVSIAGQYGTLVLYNNGAYTYTPATDSLPAGSVDVFTYALKGANGEVVNATVTIHLGVEVNGSSGGALVFQGTEANDVFDIYDISFVSADGAAGYDTLAWHGNGQLVLSDVAAKISNIEAIMLSSTTSSDNLVLNAQSVETVSSESNTLFIKGMAGDKVTLEGTWINSGTVIVDSVTYTHYTSTTADDTVVDIFVQKGLSLSSATYQDSQDGTEYYVTTSQDITGTEKGDIFHITDNSFAHIDGGEGLDTLVWHANGTLTLSDLQAKLSNIEEIELADDNVVTNLVVSAQSVASITDDSNTLFVKGDSADQLTLSGRWTQSGSEVVNNVDYIHYVGTTAEGQTVNLYVDRHITQSNIETASEHNAADVTGDVTLLSDSVAQTTTMKTQSDSVTSESFTINSISDLQEINVSVSGASIDASNAVYVNWSLQIYNTQTLRWDTVSSNLEMVTSGSPLSVSLSGQKAGTYRIVVDTTQSGHPGFLWSTVYDELTVNISVNIVSTTDYKVTHSTSVNGSIFASDSAGESSLLVKSITAGIVSGAANYALVTDAGTTIAGTYGSLTIKTDGSYTYTLNSDSVIKLAGSEDAFTYILADGTVKNLVMTLGVSVDGAEGGALTFAGTVGDDTFTIYDTHFTSVDGKSGQDTLVWNGAGSLNLSDIADKVSNIEILDLQDNGKATTLLISADDIEKITDESHVLYVRGGSNDSLSLQGVWAVNGTETLNNITYTLYTSTALDGTAIRLYVQQDLHFNEVTEHLNGSVMDASADLTVVSVSQNGETAAITDDALSFKGAYGTLVIDDAGHYSYVVDDAYAHSGNTDTFTYTLSDGSNGSLSFNLGVDVDGSAGGAITFTGTSGADVFEVYDTDFISVNGAEGNDTLAWHGTGALNLSDISARVSNIETIDLLKDAEKDNLVVSAESVLKVTDNDNTLYVRGENGDTVTLNGNWQQADGVVANGINYNHYVSSAADGSVAQIYIEDHVTIG from the coding sequence ATGAAAATTCAATTACTCGTTAAAGATAGTAATGGCAACATCATTGCTAAACAAAATTTACAACCCGGGCAGCCGCTGACATTACAGGCATCGCCACAGGCCGCCTCGTATGAGGTCCATAGTGATGATGGGCAGCCTCCCCACAAGATCGTGGCATCCAACGCTCACGGTGACCTCGACGTTAAACTGGTCGATGACGTCACGGGTGAGCAGTTTGACGTGGTAATTCAGAACGTCAGCCCGGAGGAAATGCCGGTTATAACGGCTTCAGGTCCGGATGGTGCGATTTATGCCTATGACTATGATGCCGCTAATGGCGTATACGAACTTGCTTCAGGCACGGCTAGTAACTCCGTTGCAGACAATGTGCATATCGCGGCGGGCGTTGTAGGTGGTCTGGCCGGTCTGGTTGGTGTGGCCGCAGCAACGAACTCGGGTAGCAAATCCTCCTCCAGAAATCGCAGAGCTCCGGCAGCGAATGAAGATCATAACGCCGCCACTACTGCACCTGACACAACGCCATCGATTTCAGATGCAACAGGTAATCCTGTAACGGATGGCAGCACCACTCAGAGCACCCCAACAATCAGCGGCAGTGGCATGAAGCCAGGATCGACTGTCGCGATTCTGGATGGCGAAACAGTGATCGGCGAAACGACTGCGGATGCGAACGGCCACTGGAGCTTCACCCCTGATAGCTCACTGTCCGACGGCAAGCACACGCTGGTCGTGAACGGCACTGATTCTACTGGCAAACCTGCCAGCAATTCTGTCGACGTCACCGTCAGCTCTGCCGATAACACCAGTACGGTACCGGATAATTCTGGCAACAACGCTGGCTCCGGTAATGGCGACAACGCCGGCAGCAATGCGGGATCTGGCAACGGCGATAACTCCAGCAGCAATGCTGGCACCGGCAACGGTGACAACTCCGGCAGCAACGCTGGTACCGGCAACGGTGACAATTCCGGCAGCAACACCGGTTCCGGCAACGGTGACAGCAACGGCAGCAACGCTGGATCTGGCAACGGCGACAGCAACGGTGACAGCTCCGGCAGCAACACCGGCTCTGGCGACGGCGACAATTCCGGCAACGGCGACAGCAATGGCAGCAACGCTGGTTCTGGCAACGGCGACAGCAACGGCAGCAATGCTAGCACCGGCAATGGTGACAACTCCGGCAGCAACGCTGGCTCCGGCAATGGTGATAACTCCGGCAGCAACACTGGTTCCGGCAACGGCGACAGCTCCAACAGCAACACCGGCTCCGGTAATGGCGACAGCTCCAACAGCAACACCGGCTCCGGTAATGGCGACAGCTCCGGCAGCAACGCTGGCTCCGGTAACGGCGGCAGCAACGGCAGCAATGCTGGCACCGGCAATGGTGACAACTCCGGCAGCAATACTGGCACCGGCAATGGTGACAACTCCGGCAGCAATAATGGCACCGGCAGCGGCAACGGCGACAGCTCCGGCAGCAACGCTGGCTCCGGTAACGGCGGCAGCAACGGCAGCAATGCTGGCACCGGCAATGGTGACAACTCCGGCAGCAACGCTGGCACCGGCAACGGCAGCAACGCTGGTTCCGGCAATGGTGACAACTCCGACAGCAATACTGGCACCGGCAGCGGCAACGGCGACAGCTCCGGCAGCAACGCTGGCTCCGGTAACGGCGGCAGCAACGGCAGCAATGCTGGTTCTGGCACCAACGACAGCAACGGCAGCAACACTGGTTCCGGCAGCAGCGACAACTCCGGCAGCAACACCGGCTCCGGTAACGGCGACAGCAACGGCAGCAATACCGGCTCCGGTAACGGCGGCAGCAACGGCAGCAATGCTGGCACCGGCAATGGTGACAACTCCGGCAGCAACACCGGCACCGGCAACGGCAGCAACGCTGGTTCCGGCAGCGGCGACAGCAACGGCAGCAACACCGGCACCGGCAACGGTGACAACTCCGGCAGCAATACTGGCACCGGCTCTGGCAACGGAGACAGCAACGGCAGCAACGCTGGCTCCGGCAACGGTGGCAATTCCGGCAGCAACACCGGTTCCGGCAACGGTGACAGTTCCGGCAGCAACACCGGCTCTGGCGACGGCGACAATTCCAGCAGCAACGCTGGATCTGGCAACGGCAACGGTGACAACTCCGGCACCGGCAACGGCAGCAACACCGGTTCCGGCAACGGCGATAACTCCGGCAGCAACACCGGCTCCGGCAACGGCGACAACTCCGGCAGCAACACCGGCTCCGGCGACGGCGACAACTCCGGCAGCAACACCGGCACCGGCAACGGCGACAGCTCAGGCAGCAACACCGGTTCCGGCAACGGCGACAGCAACGGCAGCAACACCGGCTCTGGCGACGGTGACAACTCCGGCAGCAATGCTGGCACCGGCTCTGGCAACGGTGACAACTCCGGCAGCAACGCTGGCTCCGGCAACGGCGACAGCTCCGACAGCAACACCGGCTCCGGTAACGGCGACAGCTCCGGCAGCAACACCGGCTCTGGCGACGGCGACAATTCCGGCAGCAATGCTGGCACAGGCTCCGGCAACGGTGATAACTCCGGCAGCAATACCGGCTCCGGCAACGGCGACAACTCCGGCAGCAACGCTGGTTCTGGCACCGACGACAGCAACGGCAGCAATGCTGGTTCCGGCAATGGTGACAACTCCGGCAGCAACACCGGTTCCGGCAACGGTGACAGCAACGGCAGCAACGCTGGATCTGGCAACGGTGACAGCAACAGCAGCAACGCTGGATCTGGCAACGGCGACAGCAACGGCAGCAATACTGGCACCGGCACCGGCACCGGCTCTGGCAACGGCGACAACTCCGGCAGCAACACCAACTCTGGCGACGGCGACAGCAATGCTGGCACCGGCAATGGTGACAACTCCGGCAGCAACACCGGCACCGGCAACGGTGACAACTCCGGCAGCAATACTGGCACCGGCACCGGCTCTGGCAATGGCGACAACTCCGGCAGCAATGCTGGCACCGGCTCTGGCAACGGTGACAACTCCGGCAGCAACGCTGGTTCAGGTAACGGCGACAGCTCCGGCAGCAACACCGGCTCTGGCGACGGCGACAGCTCAGGCAGCAACACCGGTTCCGGCAACGGTGACAGCAACGGCAGCAACACCGGCTCCGGCAACGGTGACAGCAACGGCAGCAACACCGGCTCCGGCAACGGTGACAGCAACGGCAGCAACACCGGCTCCGGCAACGGCGACAGCTCCGACAGCAACACAGGCACCGGTAACGGTGACAACTCCGGCAGCAATACTGGCACCGGCACCGGCTCTGGCAACGGCGACAACTCCGGCAGCAACACCGGCACCGGCAACGGCGACAACTCCGGCAGCAATACTGGCTCCGGCAACGGTGACAACTCCGGCAGCAATACTGGCACCGGCACCGGCTCTGGCAATGGCGACAACTCCGGCAGCAATGCTGGCACCGGCTCTGGCAACGGTGACAACTCCGGCAGCAACACAGGCTCCGGCAACGGTGACAACTCCGGCAGCAATACTGGCACCGGCTCTGGCAACGGCGACAATTCCGGCAGCAACACCGGCTCCGGCAACGGCGACAACTCCGGCAGCAACGCTGGCTCCGGTAACGGCGACAGCAACGGCAGCAACACTGGTTCCGGCAACGGCGACAGCTCCGGCAGCAACACTGGCTCCGGTAACGGCGACAGCAACGGCAGCAACACTGGTTCCGGCAACGGTGACAACTCCGGCAGCAATACTGGCTCCGGAAACGGCGGCAGCAATGCTGGCACCGGCAACGGCGACAACTCCGGCAGCAATACTGGCACTGGCACCGGCAACGGCGACAACTCCGGCAGCAACACCGGCTCTGGCGACGGCGACAACGCCGGCAGCAACACCGGCACCGGCGACGGCGACAGCAACGGCAGCAACACCGGCACCGGCGACGGCGACAGCAACGGTAGCAATACCGGCTCCGGCAACGGTGACAATTCCGGCAGCAATGCTGGCACCGGCAACGGCGACAACTCTGGCAGCAACACCGGCACCGGCAACGGCGACAGTTCCGGCAGCAGCACCGGCACCGGCGACGGCGACAGCAACGGCAGCAACGACAGCAACACCGGTTCCGGCGACGGCGACAGCAACGGCAGCAACACCGGTTCTGGCGACGGCGACAGTTTCGACAGCAACACCGGCTCTGGCGACGGCGACAACGCCGGCAGCAACACCGGCACCGGCGACGGCGACAGCAACGGCAGCAACACCGGTTCCGGCGACGGCGACAGTTCCGGCAGCAACACCGGCACCGGCGACGGCGACAGCAACGGCAGCAACACCGGCACCGACGACGGCGACAGCAACGGCAACGGCAACGGCAGCAATGCTGGATCTGGCACCGGCGACAGCAATGGCAGCAACACTGACGACGAGGACAATGGCAAAACCTTTGCGCCAACGATGGAGATCGTTGATGACAACGGAACCGCGATTGCTGATGGCACAACAACCCGCGACAGCACGCCGACATTCATCGGCAAAGGGTTCGAACCGGGAACGACCATCGTCATCACGGACGGCGCGTCATCACTCACCAGCCTGACGGTCGGTGAAGATGGCAACTGGAGCTATACACCGGACACAGCATTGAGCGATGGTCAGCATGACATCCAGGTCACCGTGACCGCTCCAGATGGCGTCACTGCCAACGGCATCTTCAGCGTCACCATCGACACGACGCCACCGGAAGGCGTTGATATCAACAATGTAAACATCATCGATCATGACGGTAACGCTATTACCCATGAAGGTATAACGGCAGAAAACGCCCCGAACTTTAATGGCACAGCACTTGAACCGGGAGCGACTGTTGTCATTCGGGACGGTGAAACCGTCTTAGGTGAAAGCCATGTTAATGAAGATGGAAGCTGGTCCTTTACACCGCCGGATTCACTGGAAGATGGCAAGCACCAGTTCACGTTTGAAGTCATCGATCCGGTCGGCAACAGCAGCGGCAAATCCGCAGTGCTGGATCTCTCAATCTCCACCACCAAAGGGATCAACACAGGCGTTGTCATTACTGACGAGCAGGGTAATGTGATTGCTGATGGCGATATCACCAACCATAACACGCTAACCTTCAGCGCTCAGGGCCAGACGCCAGGCTTAACCGTCACAATCAGTGATGGTGAAACCGTACTGGGCAGCGTTGTGGTTGCGGAAGATGGAAGCTGGCGCTTTACCCCCGAAACCGCACTGGCTGAGGGCAGCCACGCATTCGTCGTGACCGTTACCGATGCGGCAGGCGACACCATCAGCGATACCGTAAATGTGTCTATCGATACAATTGCGCCAGAGCTGATCGATGTTGACGATGTCACGGTCTCTGACGATGCGGGCAACGCCTTTGTCGCTGGTGGCGAAATGAACGATCCCACGCCAACCTTCAGTGCCTCCGGCCTGGAAGCTGGAACGACTGTCATTGTTCGCGATAACGGCGCCGTTCTGGGTGAAGCCGAAGTATCAGAGGATGGTAGCTGGTCATTCACACCGTCCGACGCACTCACCGAGGGTGAACACAGCTTTACGTTTGAGGCAGTCGATGCGGCAGGTAACAGCAGTGGCGAATCAGCCACGAAAAGTTATCTCCTGGATTCAGTGGCACCAGAGGGCGTGGACATCAGTCAGGTCGTGATCACCGATGAAGCGGGTGAGCAGGTTAATCCAGCTGATACCCAGAGCGATAATATCCTCACCTTCAGCGGCGGCGATCTTGAACCTGGCGCGACCGTCACAATGTACGACAAAGGTCAGATTGTTGGTAAAACCACCGTCAGCGAAGATGGCAGCTGGAGCCTGACCACCACTGACGGACTGTATGATGGCAGCCATGAAGTGACCTTTACCGTTTCAGACACCGCAGGCAACAGCAGTGCGCCATCTGATACGCTGGATCTCACTGTGCAGGAAGTGGTTCTGTCAGCATCCGACAACGTCAGCTCTGGTGCTGCCATCGGATTTACCTATCCGGTTGAAGTCACTCAGGATCTGGGAACCGTACTGAATGACGGCGGCATCGTCGCACTGAACAATAAAATCGTCAGTGATCCGATTGCGGTGGCCGATGGCACCATTATGGATCTCAGCGTGACGGCAACCTCCTCGTCATTCCTGAACGTCGCCAGTAACTCGACGCTGGAACTGCAGAAGTATGACTACTCAACCAGCACCTGGGTCACCGTGACGGAAGACAATAGCGGCAACCTGTTTGGTATGTTTGGACTGGGCGCGTCGACCTCCTCCATCACTTTATCCGGACTGACGGCGGGCCAGTATCGGCTGGTTTACAACACCAATGGACTGAATGTCGGGGCCAGCTTTAAGCTGGATGCATCTAAAATCGTCTATAAACTGGCGGAACAGGGCACCCCAACCCACTACACCACAGCAATTGGTAATGTGATCACCGATGCCGACAGCGTCTATGGTTCGGATGGTATCCCGCATCCTGCTTATACCTCGGTCACGGCGGTGGGTGTTGCCACCACTGATGGCACGGGCGCCAGCGTCACGATGAGTGCCAGCACCCCATCTGCAACGCTGACCGGGCAGTATGGCACCCTGGAGATCCATTCTGATGGCAGCTACGTCTATACCCCTGTCTCTTCAATGGACAGCATCGGTAAGGTCGATTCGTTTACCTATACCATTACTGACACCGTTACGGGCCAGAGCTCGACAGCACAACTGCATGTGCAGATTGGCACCACCAATAATGCGCTGACGCTGAGCTGGAATGCGACAGATCCGACAGCGGAAGCCGTCACGGACATTGCGTCCAGTGATGAGGCCAACGCCAGCGTCATCGTGACATATGAGTCCTCAACGGTTTCCGATGCGGACGTTAAGCTGGTCGCAGGCGGCACGCAGAACTACAGCTCGACCTTTACCCTGGCGGGTTCAGACGACCTGACTAGCGGTTCGCTGACGTTAAAAACGGAATGGGGCGTGTTCGGCAATAATTTCAAAGTGCCGCTGAACATCACTTATGAAGTGCAGATGCAGAACAGTGATGGCACATGGACCACGGTGAAAACCCAGACTGCCGTCGTGGCCGCGGGTGAGCACAACTCAGAAGTCATTCAGAACGTGGATGTCACGACGCTTCTGACTGGTCTGGGCGCGGGTACCTATCGTCTGGCCGTTTCGACCACGGGTGCGGCCAACAACGTGCTGATGAATGTGGCGTTAGAAACCGTCAGCCCGACGCACTATGTGATCACGGCAAATGAGGTGGCAACCGGTAACTTCCTGACCGACGAAGGAACTGACGGTGAGGTGGATAAACTGAGCTCCATCTATACCCGCATCTATGCCAAAGCCGGTGACAACACCAGCGATGTGGCCATTGATGACAGCTATACCTGGGTGACGGAAAGTGGTGTCTCTATCGCTGGGCAGTATGGCACCCTGGTGCTCTATAACAACGGGGCCTACACCTATACCCCTGCAACTGACTCACTGCCAGCCGGCTCTGTCGATGTCTTCACGTATGCACTGAAAGGTGCCAATGGTGAAGTCGTCAACGCCACGGTCACGATCCATCTGGGCGTGGAAGTGAACGGCAGCAGCGGTGGCGCTCTGGTCTTCCAGGGTACGGAAGCGAACGATGTCTTTGATATCTATGACATCAGTTTTGTCTCCGCCGACGGTGCTGCGGGCTACGATACGCTGGCATGGCACGGTAACGGTCAGCTGGTGTTAAGCGATGTTGCGGCGAAAATCAGCAACATTGAGGCAATCATGCTGAGTTCGACCACCAGCAGCGATAATCTGGTGTTGAATGCGCAGAGTGTGGAAACGGTCAGCAGTGAAAGTAATACACTGTTCATCAAAGGGATGGCTGGCGACAAAGTCACGCTGGAAGGCACCTGGATTAACAGCGGAACGGTCATTGTCGACAGCGTCACCTACACGCACTACACCAGCACCACTGCTGACGATACGGTTGTCGATATCTTTGTGCAGAAGGGCCTCAGCCTCTCTTCCGCTACCTATCAGGATAGTCAGGATGGCACGGAGTATTACGTCACGACATCCCAGGATATAACGGGAACAGAAAAAGGCGATATCTTCCACATAACGGACAACAGTTTTGCTCACATTGATGGGGGCGAAGGTCTGGATACCCTGGTGTGGCACGCTAATGGCACGCTTACGCTCAGCGATCTGCAGGCGAAACTCAGCAACATCGAAGAGATCGAACTGGCGGATGATAACGTCGTGACGAATCTGGTGGTCTCGGCGCAAAGCGTGGCGAGCATTACCGATGACAGCAACACACTGTTTGTAAAAGGGGATAGCGCCGATCAGCTGACGCTTTCCGGTCGCTGGACCCAGTCAGGCAGTGAAGTGGTCAACAATGTGGATTACATCCATTACGTGGGCACCACCGCCGAAGGTCAGACAGTCAACCTCTATGTTGATCGCCACATTACGCAGAGCAACATCGAAACCGCATCTGAACATAATGCGGCGGATGTGACGGGCGACGTGACGCTGCTCAGCGACAGCGTGGCGCAGACCACCACGATGAAGACCCAGTCTGACAGCGTTACCAGTGAAAGCTTCACGATAAACAGCATCAGCGATTTGCAGGAGATCAACGTCAGTGTCAGCGGGGCGTCGATCGATGCCAGCAACGCCGTGTATGTAAACTGGTCGTTGCAGATTTACAACACGCAGACGCTGCGCTGGGACACCGTGAGCAGCAACCTTGAGATGGTCACCAGCGGCAGTCCGCTGAGTGTTTCACTGAGCGGTCAGAAAGCCGGAACCTATCGGATTGTGGTCGACACCACGCAGTCCGGACACCCTGGCTTCCTGTGGTCAACCGTCTATGACGAGCTTACCGTGAACATCTCGGTAAACATCGTCAGCACCACCGACTATAAAGTCACCCACAGCACCAGCGTCAACGGTTCGATCTTTGCCAGCGACAGCGCCGGTGAGAGTTCACTGCTGGTGAAATCAATCACCGCCGGTATTGTAAGCGGCGCCGCAAACTATGCGCTGGTGACAGACGCAGGCACCACCATTGCGGGGACCTACGGCTCGCTGACGATCAAAACTGATGGCAGCTACACCTATACACTGAACAGTGATTCGGTCATCAAACTTGCCGGCAGCGAAGATGCCTTCACCTACATTCTGGCGGATGGCACCGTCAAAAATCTGGTGATGACATTAGGCGTTTCTGTGGATGGTGCGGAAGGCGGTGCGCTGACCTTTGCCGGTACCGTTGGCGATGACACCTTCACGATTTACGACACCCATTTCACCTCGGTGGATGGTAAATCGGGGCAGGATACGCTGGTCTGGAATGGTGCAGGCAGTCTGAACCTCAGTGACATCGCTGACAAAGTGAGCAATATCGAAATCCTGGATTTGCAGGATAACGGTAAGGCGACAACGCTGCTGATCAGTGCCGACGATATTGAAAAGATCACGGATGAGAGTCATGTGCTGTATGTCAGGGGCGGCAGTAACGACTCCCTGTCACTGCAGGGTGTGTGGGCGGTTAACGGCACTGAAACGCTGAATAACATTACTTACACCCTCTACACCAGTACGGCGCTCGATGGTACGGCTATCCGGCTCTATGTTCAGCAGGATCTGCACTTCAACGAAGTCACAGAGCATCTGAACGGTTCTGTCATGGACGCCTCCGCCGATCTCACCGTGGTCTCGGTGAGTCAGAATGGTGAAACCGCGGCGATCACCGACGATGCCCTGAGCTTTAAAGGCGCTTATGGCACACTGGTTATCGATGACGCGGGGCACTACAGCTACGTTGTGGATGATGCCTACGCCCATAGTGGTAACACGGACACCTTCACCTACACGTTGTCTGACGGCAGCAACGGGTCTCTGAGCTTCAACCTGGGCGTGGATGTTGACGGCAGTGCGGGCGGTGCCATTACCTTCACCGGCACCAGTGGCGCAGATGTTTTCGAGGTCTATGACACCGACTTCATCTCTGTCAACGGTGCAGAGGGCAACGATACGCTGGCGTGGCATGGTACGGGCGCACTGAATCTCAGTGATATCTCGGCCAGGGTCAGCAATATCGAAACCATCGATCTGCTGAAGGATGCCGAAAAGGATAACCTGGTCGTCAGTGCAGAAAGCGTTCTGAAAGTCACCGATAACGATAATACGTTATATGTCAGAGGCGAAAATGGCGATACGGTTACGCTGAACGGTAACTGGCAACAGGCGGATGGAGTAGTCGCAAATGGGATTAATTACAACCATTACGTCAGTTCTGCCGCCGATGGCTCCGTGGCACAGATATATATCGAGGACCATGTAACAATCGGATAA
- a CDS encoding YecA family protein, whose protein sequence is MKEGPLSEKELQWLEDMLEKYGSEASIIDVSELDGLLTAVLSGPVTIEPSQWLVALWGGEKHIPKWSNEREMTRFMSLCFQHMNDVADRLSEFPEQFEPLFGIREMEGLEFTVVEEWCFGYMRGVSLSDWSGLPPDLQPALDAIALHGTEENLDRIDALTPEEMEASIEAIRPAALALHDHWISQPEAIPVPQKPVSAEKMPGRNDPCPCGSGKKYKQCCLH, encoded by the coding sequence ATGAAAGAAGGCCCACTGTCCGAAAAAGAGCTGCAATGGCTGGAAGATATGCTGGAAAAATATGGCAGCGAAGCGTCAATTATTGATGTCTCCGAGCTGGATGGTCTGCTGACTGCCGTCCTCTCTGGCCCCGTGACCATCGAACCCAGCCAGTGGCTGGTCGCGCTCTGGGGTGGCGAGAAGCATATTCCCAAATGGAGCAATGAGCGGGAAATGACCCGCTTTATGTCGCTCTGCTTCCAGCATATGAATGACGTGGCTGACCGCTTATCGGAATTCCCGGAGCAGTTCGAACCGCTGTTTGGCATCCGCGAGATGGAGGGTCTGGAGTTTACCGTGGTTGAAGAGTGGTGCTTTGGCTACATGCGCGGTGTCTCGCTAAGCGACTGGTCTGGTCTGCCGCCTGACCTGCAGCCTGCGCTGGACGCCATCGCCCTGCACGGCACGGAAGAGAACCTCGACAGAATCGACGCCCTGACACCGGAAGAGATGGAAGCCAGCATTGAGGCGATCCGCCCGGCAGCCCTGGCGCTGCACGATCACTGGATCTCTCAGCCTGAAGCCATTCCTGTTCCGCAGAAGCCCGTGTCGGCAGAGAAAATGCCAGGTCGCAACGATCCCTGCCCGTGCGGCAGCGGTAAAAAATATAAGCAGTGCTGCCTGCACTGA